A window of Rufibacter sp. LB8 contains these coding sequences:
- a CDS encoding DUF3575 domain-containing protein, with product MLIFTAGTAQAQQVTLKASILSPIVKTGSFFAEYAFSPQMSAQLGYFQTGMKVKETSFDGFGITPEVRYFFFGEAPRGLYGAGYLRYQDFTLTREDTQATGSLTSFGGGALLGYQMILGKHFVLDLFAGPGFNAATVSGGGGEENFDLGTFGGFSPRGGITVGIAF from the coding sequence ATGCTCATTTTTACCGCCGGCACTGCCCAGGCGCAACAAGTCACGCTCAAAGCCAGCATTCTGAGCCCCATTGTCAAGACCGGTTCCTTCTTTGCCGAGTACGCTTTCTCGCCGCAGATGAGCGCGCAGCTGGGCTATTTCCAGACGGGCATGAAAGTGAAGGAAACCAGTTTTGACGGCTTTGGCATTACCCCCGAGGTGCGGTATTTCTTTTTTGGCGAGGCGCCCCGCGGGCTGTACGGCGCGGGATACCTGCGCTACCAGGACTTCACCCTCACCCGTGAAGACACCCAGGCCACCGGTTCGCTCACTTCTTTTGGCGGCGGCGCGCTTCTGGGCTACCAGATGATCCTGGGGAAACATTTTGTGCTGGACCTCTTTGCCGGACCGGGCTTTAACGCGGCCACGGTGAGCGGCGGCGGCGGCGAAGAGAATTTTGACCTGGGTACCTTCGGCGGATTCAGCCCGCGCGGCGGCATTACCGTGGGCATTGCGTTTTAG